A DNA window from Candidatus Neomarinimicrobiota bacterium contains the following coding sequences:
- the sufC gene encoding Fe-S cluster assembly ATPase SufC — MLSIKDLHVSIEDKPILNGLSLEVNPGEIHAIMGPNGSGKSTLAHVLSGREGYTITKGSAHYKGLDLLEMAPEIRAREGLFLAFQYPIEIPGVNNTSFLKKALNEIRKHRGEEELDAIDFLSLIKKQMALVEMKEDLLRRPVNQGFSGGEKKRNEILQMAVLDPTLAILDETDSGLDIDALRIVASGVNKLRSESNAFVVITHYQRLLDYIVPDYVHVLSNGRIIRSGTKELALELEERGYDWLLETAGTSS; from the coding sequence ATGTTATCGATTAAAGATTTGCATGTCTCTATTGAGGATAAACCGATCCTCAATGGCTTGAGTCTTGAAGTCAATCCAGGTGAAATTCATGCCATCATGGGTCCCAATGGTTCAGGAAAAAGCACCCTGGCCCATGTTCTCTCCGGTCGTGAAGGATACACCATAACCAAGGGCTCAGCTCATTATAAGGGGCTTGACCTGCTTGAAATGGCTCCTGAGATTCGTGCCAGAGAGGGTCTTTTTCTGGCTTTTCAGTATCCAATCGAAATTCCAGGGGTCAATAATACTTCTTTTCTGAAAAAAGCTCTCAATGAGATCCGTAAACATCGCGGTGAGGAGGAGCTGGATGCCATTGACTTTCTGAGCCTGATCAAAAAACAAATGGCTCTGGTTGAGATGAAAGAGGATCTGCTTCGACGGCCGGTCAATCAAGGTTTTTCCGGTGGAGAGAAGAAACGCAATGAAATCCTGCAAATGGCTGTACTCGATCCTACTCTTGCTATTCTGGATGAAACGGATTCTGGACTGGATATTGATGCTCTTCGTATCGTCGCCAGCGGTGTTAATAAACTACGTTCAGAATCGAATGCCTTTGTGGTCATTACCCATTACCAACGTTTGCTGGACTATATTGTCCCTGATTACGTCCACGTTTTATCCAACGGACGTATTATTAGATCAGGCACCAAAGAGTTGGCACTGGAGCTGGAGGAGCGCGGTTACGACTGGTTATTAGAAACAGCCGGAACCTCATCCTGA
- the sufB gene encoding Fe-S cluster assembly protein SufB, producing the protein MSDDQQTIQNITNQEYKYGFVTEIEMEEFPLGLNENIVRMISAKKHEPEFMTEWRLKAYRHWLKMKEPTWPKLNYSEVDFDDLYYYAAPKNENAPKSLDEVDPELLATFDKLGVPLEERELLAGVAVDAIIDSVSVATTFKDKLNDLGIIFCPMSEAIQEHPDLVKKYLGTVVPYTDNFYATLNSAVFSDGSFVYIPPGVRCPMELSSYFRINAAKTGQFERTLIIADKGSYVSYLEGCTAPMRDENQLHAAIVELIALDDAEIKYSTVQNWYSGNKEGVGGIYNFVTKRGLCAGTRSKISWTQVETGSAVTWKYPSCILKGDYSVGEFYSVALTNNFQQADTGSKMIHQGKNTRSLIISKGISAGKSSNAYRGLVKVNRKAENARNYSQCDSLLIGDQCGAHTYPYLEIENPSAQVEHEATTSKVSEDQIFYLNQRGISTEDAVGMIVSGYAREVFQQLPMEFAVEAQALMAVSLEGSVG; encoded by the coding sequence TTGAGCGATGATCAGCAGACCATCCAGAATATTACAAACCAGGAATACAAATACGGCTTTGTGACTGAGATCGAGATGGAAGAATTCCCTCTTGGTTTGAATGAGAACATCGTGCGCATGATCTCGGCTAAAAAGCATGAGCCCGAGTTCATGACCGAATGGCGACTTAAAGCCTACCGGCATTGGCTCAAGATGAAAGAGCCCACCTGGCCCAAGCTGAACTATTCCGAAGTCGATTTTGATGACCTCTACTACTATGCCGCTCCCAAAAACGAAAACGCTCCCAAAAGTCTGGATGAAGTTGACCCGGAACTGCTGGCTACTTTTGATAAACTGGGTGTACCCCTGGAAGAACGTGAGCTTTTGGCAGGAGTTGCGGTGGATGCCATTATTGACAGTGTTTCTGTCGCCACAACCTTCAAAGATAAGCTCAATGATCTGGGCATCATCTTTTGCCCCATGAGCGAAGCCATTCAGGAGCATCCTGACCTGGTCAAAAAATATTTGGGCACGGTGGTACCCTATACCGATAATTTTTATGCCACCTTGAACTCTGCAGTCTTCAGCGACGGTAGTTTTGTCTACATCCCCCCTGGCGTGCGCTGTCCCATGGAGCTTTCCAGCTATTTCCGGATCAATGCAGCCAAAACAGGCCAATTTGAACGCACTCTAATCATTGCCGACAAGGGCAGTTATGTGAGTTATCTGGAGGGCTGTACGGCTCCCATGCGAGATGAGAATCAATTGCACGCTGCCATTGTAGAGCTGATCGCCCTGGATGATGCTGAGATCAAATATTCCACTGTTCAGAACTGGTACTCCGGGAATAAAGAAGGTGTTGGTGGTATCTATAATTTTGTAACCAAGCGTGGACTATGTGCTGGTACACGGTCGAAAATATCCTGGACTCAGGTTGAAACCGGTTCAGCAGTTACCTGGAAATATCCCAGTTGTATTCTTAAGGGTGACTATTCAGTGGGAGAATTCTACTCCGTTGCCCTGACCAATAATTTTCAACAGGCAGACACAGGATCCAAAATGATCCACCAGGGAAAGAACACTCGTAGTTTGATCATTTCCAAAGGGATCTCAGCCGGAAAGAGCAGTAATGCTTATCGGGGACTGGTTAAAGTGAACCGTAAAGCTGAAAACGCCCGTAACTATTCACAGTGTGATTCACTTCTCATCGGGGATCAGTGTGGCGCCCATACCTATCCCTATCTGGAGATCGAAAACCCATCTGCCCAAGTTGAACATGAGGCAACTACCTCAAAGGTAAGTGAAGACCAAATATTTTATCTGAATCAAAGAGGCATTTCTACTGAAGATGCTGTAGGAATGATCGTCTCGGGTTATGCCAGGGAGGTCTTTCAGCAATTACCCATGGAATTTGCCGTGGAAGCTCAGGCCCTGATGGCAGTCAGTCTGGAAGGTTCGGTTGGATAA